ACGGAAATTCTGAAAAAGTGTGATTTACATCTCAAATTTTTTCAAAAATACAACCCCATCCGCACGCAAAAGCATGTATTACTTGCAACTTCCGCAGGGAAAGTCAGTCAGCATACAAAACGAACCTTTTGTCTGGCCCGGCGGCGGTTCAATCACGAAACCGGTTTGGACGGCGCGCACAAGACCTGGCCATCTGCCGCGCAATCCGGCACGGCCGTCTTTCTGACAGATTTGACAATCAGTAGATTGCGAACAATATGTGCATTATTGCCGATGGATTTTTACATTGAAACATGAGTAAATGGTGATGACTTCCGAAGAGGAATTCTCGGTGAAAGATCAGTAATTTCATATTTAATATTATTAGTATTGCAGAAAATTTTTACGCGCTTAAGCTGCTAAATATCAAAAATGACACGGACGCTGTAAATCCACCCATGGCTTAGCGCATAGCCAAAGGTTTCAGCAATGTACTACTGTTTTTATTCGAGCCAGGATTTGCGAGGCAACTCGCAATGATCTCGACCTCGTACAAGGACATATTTACGCTCGGTACGGGGCTATTGCGAGTGAACAGAGCGGTTCTGTTCGCTGACGTTGTTGATTCAGTGCGTCTTTTCGAAGTTGACGAGGAAGGCACAATCGTCCGCTGGGTCGGTTTCGTGGACAATCTCGAACGCAAGCTGGCGGAGTCGGGGCAGGGCCGCCTGGTCAAACGTATGGGTGACGGGCTGCTGGCGGAATTCGACGATGCCGGCTATGCGGCACGCACGGCGCTGGACATTCAGGCCTCGATTGAAAAGGTCAACGAGAACCTGGACGCGGACCGCCGTATCGAATTGCGCATAGGCCTTGATATCGGCGAGATCCTGCACAGTGCGGACCAGGACCTGTACGGCCAGCACGTCAACACGGCGGCCCGCCTGTCGGCGGCTTCGCGCGCAGGACAGATCGTGACCAGCGCGGCAATCCGCAATGAGCTGGCGAGCGACCCCGATGCGGAGTTTGAAGACATCGGGGAATTGCACCTTAAGAACCTGCCGAGGCCAGTCAGCGCCTACCTGCTGCGAAACCGCGATGAAACGCTGAGCGTGACCCCCAGGATCGCCGCAAAGGACCTTCAGCCGACGATTGCCGTCTTGCCGCTCGTTTGCCCTGCGGTGTCCCAGGAAACGATGGTCTGGTCGAACCTGATCACCGAAGACCTGGTCGGGGCCTTGGCAAAATCTCCCGCGCTGAGCGTGATTTCCAACCTGTCGACGGCGAGCTTTCGTGCGAAGGCCCTGGAGTTGGAGGATATCCGCACAAAGCTGAGCGCGGACTTTATCGTGACCGGTTCCTTCCGGCAGTCGCCTGACCAGACAATTCTGGACCTGGAACTGATCGAGACCCGGACCGGGCTGGTCGTTCTTGCTGAACGTCTGGAGTTCGATACATCCGAGCTTCTTCAGCGCAACACCATTTTCAGCGATCTGGCCAACAGGATGCACGGCGCTCTTTTGAACAGGGAGATGAAACGCGCTCTCACCGCCCCCCTTCCAACACTTGAGGGATACGCGATCCTGTTCGGGGCGATCGCGCTGATGAACCGGTTGTCGCGGCAGGATTTCGAGCTGGCACGCGAACTGCTCGACGGATTGATAGAGCGCGTTCCGCATGCCCCCGCCGCACTTGCCTGGAAGGCGCGCTGGCATGTGCTCAAGGTTCAGCAGGGCTGGGCGGACGAGCCCGGTCTCGAGGCGAAGCTAGCGTTGGATTGCACTGAACGTGCGCTGGACATCGATCCGCAGAACTCGGCAGCCCTGGTCGCCGAGGGCTTTGTGCGGAACAATCTGCTGCACGACCTGGACGAGGCGGAGGAACTGTTCGACAGCGCCCTTGAGCTGACGCCGAACGACGCGACCGGACGGGCGTTGCGGGCCGGGCTTTACACCTTCCGGGGAGAAGGAGCCAAGGCAGCTCAGGATGCGGAATATGCGCTGCATCTGGCGCCGCTCGACCCGAACCGGTTCTTCTTTCAGGCGATGGCAGCCGGTGCAAGCCTCGCCAACAAGGACAATGCGCGTGCCCTGGAACTTGCCGCCAGCTCATTGCGTCTAAACCGGTCCCATACATCAACGCTGCGCGTCAAGGCCGTTGCCGAATTCCGGTTGGGCAAGCATGAAGAGGCCAGAAAAACACTCGCCAAACTACTGAAAAAGCAACCGAATTTCTCAATCAGCTGGTGGCAGAAATCCTCGCCCGCCGCTGATTTCGAGATGGGTCGGGAATTCGCCCGATCTCTTAGGGACCTGGGGGTACCGGAATAATCGCACAGATCTTTGAACAGCATTGTTGAAAGGAACGAACGATGGCGAATTCAGGCGGATTTGGACCCGAAGGCAGCCTTGGAAGTCTGGGCAGCCTTGGAAGTTTGGGCAGTTTGGGAAGCCTCGGCAGTCTGGGGAGCCTTGGAAGTCTCGGTAGTCTGGGAAGCCTCGGAAGTCTCGGGTCCCCGTCTGCCAACCCTCCGCTTGTCGTACAGGCGCTGAACACCAACCGCGACGGCATTGCCGGAGCATGGCAACCGGTTCCCGAGTCGGCCGTGGAGGAAAGCGGCCAGGAAAACACCGAGTATCTCGACCGGCTTGCCCCCTCGGTTCGCGCCAGTATTTTTGCACTCGAGATCGGTTCGAGGATCGGTTTCCGTTTCGACGCCGACACCGCAAGCGTCTTCCATCTTCAGGCGAATTTTGCAACGCCTGAAACCAAATACCAGACGCTGATGGAGATGAAACGGCCGACGCCGAAGATTTTCGCGGATCAACTGACCATGGTCGCCAACTATGCGGACCTGCGTGCCGACCGCTCGGGCGAGATCATCGCACAACTCGCAACGCCGCTTGAGTTTCTGCGCGCCATCGCTTTCGTCGATCCGGAGCGCACGCCGTTCACCGTCGAATTGCTGGGCATGTCGCTCTGGATGGCGAACTATGTGGAAATGCGCCTGAAATACGCGCTTGCCTGCAAGCGGCCGATCGAATGGTCCCCCCAGATCCAGCCGATGATCTGGACGCCCACGCATGGCAGCCTGCCGAGCGGACATGCGACCGAAGCTTTTTGCATGGCCCAGGTCCTCTGGCGGCTTTTGCGTGTATCGGGCACGAAACCCTACTCCGGCGAATTGTGGGGCGAGATGATGATGCGCCAGGCTGCACGGATCGCGATCAATCGCACGGTCGCAGGCGTTCATTTTCCCGTAGACAGTGTGGCCGGCGCCGTGCTGGGCCTGAACCTCGGCGAGTATTTCGTCAAGCGCTGCATGACCCAGGCTCCGACAACAGGTTGGATATTCGACGGACCGGAATTCCACGACGGAAGCGGTGCGGCCACCAACATGGATTTCGACTGGCGTGACTACTACGAATTTTCCGCGACGCCGGGCCTGAAGGACACCATGGACTGGGTGGACCGCAAAGCCTTCGTGGATCCGATTGATGACGCGCCCTCGGATCCGCTCGAATGGTTATGGGGCCGGGCAATTTCGGAATGGGAAGACATAAACTGACGCAACCGAAGGAATGAAAGGGAGGCTGAAATGGTCTTTACCTGGCACGAATTCGACGATGGTGACGCCGTTCTGAATCCGGAAGCGGACTTTCGCGTGAACACGCTGAGCCGAGTGATCGCCGCAGAACTTGCAATCAAGGACAGTTCGGACCTGTGGTGGCTGCTCGTCCTGAACCCTGCGCTGAAGGACCGGGACACGAACACACCCTACTCGATTGACGAAATCATGCAGCTGGCCGCGGGCCTCGGCTTGGGTGACGACCCGAGCGCGTTTCTCGCCATACCGCCGGAGTATCCTTCGTCGCTCCGCGAAGCGCCGGCGCCGGCGACTGTGACCTTGTATGCAAGAACCGACTACATAAACGCGGCCAATGCCAAACCGGCGGCCGCCGGTATTGCCTGGCTCGAGGTTGGCCCCAGCTTCCTTAGAAGCGAACTGATACTCCCGGATGATCCATTCGAGATCGCAGCACCCGAACGCTTCAAGGTTCCCGAAGGTTCCGTCGTCATGGCAGTCATCGACAACGGCATGGCCGTCGGCCACGAACTTTTCCGGCGAACGCAGGATTGCAAGGCGGTTTCGCGTGTCAAGTTCTACTGGAATATGGACGGGGTTCCCAACGATCCGTCATTCCTGCCGGACAACACCGAGCCGGCGAGCATCGGCAACGCCTGGACGGGAACCGGCCTGTCGGAACAATTGAACAAGCACATGCATCACGGGCTGCTCGACGATCCGGCCTTCTATCGTGCCATCGGTGCGACGGACTGGTCCGCGCGCCGCCATACACCGATCGCGCAACGCCTCTCGCACGGAACCCACGTCATGGGGCTTGCCGCCGGCTACCCGGCACACGGGGTGTCGGATCCCGACGAGGCCGAAAAGCGTCCGATCATCGCGGTGAACCTGCGAACCTCCGATGTGAAGGACCCATCGGGCAGGCTGTTCTCACTTTGGCTGGAACAGGCGCTTTTTTACATCCTTGAACGTCACAAGCGCATCGAGATCGAGGGCCAGCCCGGCGTCCGTCCGCCACTCGTCATCAATTTCAGTTTCGGCAATTACGCCGGCCCGCACGACGGGACGGGGCTCGTGGAAGCGAAAATCAGAACCGCCCTGTTGAAGGCAGAAACCGACGCCATCAAGTGCCAGTTCGTACTGCCGGCCGGAAACGGCAACGAAAGCCGGTGCCACGCACGGGTCGACTTGCACGGGAGTGCACAAACGCAAACGCTGAACTGGCGCGTCCAGCCGTCCGACGGCAGCATGTCAGCCGTCCAGATCTGGCTGGACAAGGAAAACAAGGTCAAGGACGACTATGCCGTCTTGACCGTTGACGGCCCCGGTGGGATCGCGCCGGCAACCATCTCCTCGCATCATCCCCTGGCATGGCAGGAATTACGGGACGAGAACGATGACAGCATCGGGCTCATTTATTTTGCCGGAGCGAATGTCGGCCCCTTCAAACGGGGCAGATTTGGCATCTTGCTGTTTGCGACCGACAGCCCGGAAGATGTGGGACCCTTTGCACCTGCCGGCATCTGGACTTTGCAACTCTTTGCCCCGAACCCCACCGGCAATGTCGGTATGAAGGCCTGGGTGGTGCGGGATGAGACGTTGCCCGGCTTTCCCGTTTTCGGCCGCCAGTCCTATTTCGACGATCCCGAATATGCACAGTTCTACGAACCTGGTCTCGACATCTTTTCGTTGGATCGGCGGCTGATCGGCGGGCGCCTGGGCTACGATCCCGATGTCACCTCCGCGCGCGTCCGCCGGCAGGGCACACTGAGCGGATTTGCAACAGGCGACATGACCGTCGTCGTCGGCGGATATCGGGATTCGGAACCGAAATATGATTGCCCAATGGCGCTCTACTCGGCCACCGGACCGACCAACAATCCCGCCAAAACCGGACCGGACGCCTCGGGCCGCAGCGATGACAGCCTGCTTCTGCCCGGTGTCGTAAGCGCAGGGTCGCGAAGCGGCTCCTTTGTGGCAATGCCGGGCACCAGTGTCTCCGCACCCCAGGTGGCCAGGTGGATTGCGGGCGAACTCGCAAACGGCCAGCCGGCCGGTCCGCAGGCTGTCCGCGATGCCGCCGATGCCATGGACCCGTCGGGATGGGTCAACCCGCGCAAGCCACCGAATATCCGTTCAGGAGGTGGCCGGATGCTGGATCTGCCGACCCTGTTCGGCCAGTCGCGCTGGCCCGGCCCGTCCAGGTAGAACAGGCAGAGCGGCACCAATCGGTGCCGCTCGCCGGGGACGATGCGTCAGCTGTTGTTGTTTCCGAGCGCGTCGAGCAACGTGCCGAGATTGTGCTGGAACATGGCGAAGTAACTGGTGGCCGGTCCGCCACGCTCCGATAGTGCGTCTGAGTAAAGGCGGCCACCGATCTCGATGCCCGTTTCATCGGAAATCTGCTGCACCAGCACCGGACTGGTGATGTTCTCGACGAACAGCGCTGCTGCCCCCTCTTCCTTCAGTTGCGCGATCAGGGCCGCGAGATCGCGTGCAGACGGCTCCGCTTCCGTATCGATGCCGACCGGGGCAAGGAAGGTCAGACCGTAGGCATCGGCAAGATAACCGAAGGCATCATGTGCGGTGACAACCGTGCGGCGGTCTTCCGGCAGTGCGGCCAGACGCGTGCGGGTCTCCGTATCAAGGGCCTCGAGCCTGGTGATGTATGCGTCTGCGTTTGCCTTGAAATCGTCGGCGTGGTCCGGCATGGCGTCGGACATGGCATCGGCGATGTTGCGCACGTAGATGACCCCGTTCGACAGGGAATTCCAAGCATGCGGATCGGTCTCGCCGCCGACCTTGACCGGCGTCACGCCCTCGGTGGCAATGTGAACCGTGGCCTCGGTACCGGATTCTGAAATGAGCGTGTCTGACCAGGTCTCGAAGCCGAGACCGTTGACGAAGATGACATCGGCTTCGGCCACAGCGCGCGCGTCGGCGACCGAGGGCTGATAGACATGCGCGTCGGCATCGGGCCCGACGATGGTGGTCACCTCGGCATGATCGCCAACCACCTGCTCCACCATGTCTGCGAGGATCGAGAAGCTGGCAACGACCTTGACGTCGTCATGCGCACCGGCAGGCAGTGCAGCGGTAATCAGCGATGTCGCCAGGAAACCGGCCGCAAGAGTTTTCAAAAGGGTCATTGGGTTCTCTTTTCAATATAGGATTGTTCGACAGACGTCTTGTTTTCGGGTGACGGTTTGCGGAACCGGCCACCGAAACCGAGCGGCCCGAACAGGGCCGAAAACGCGAAAAAGCCCCCGGCGACAAGGACGATCGCCGGGCCGGACGGGGTCTCGGGAAAGAGATACGACAGGGTCAGGCCGATCCAGCAGCTTGCCAGGGCAAACAGGAAACCGAGCACAAGCTGACCCGTGATCGTGCTGGCCCAATAGCGGGCAGCCGTCGCGGGCAGGATCATCAGGCCGACGGCCATCAATGTCCCGAGTGTCTTGAATGCGGCGAGCAGGTTCAGAACCAGAAGCAGCATGAACCCCTGTTCGACGAGCCAGGGCCGCCGTGTCTGTGCCTCGAAGAAGACCGGATCGCAGGTGCTGACGATCAGCGGCCTGAGAAGCACGGCAAACGCGGCGAGCGTCACGGTCGCGACACCACCGACCAGCATCATGGATGCATCGTCGATCCCGAGGATCGAGCCGAACAGGAAACTCTTGAGCGGCACCGCGGACCCGGCCGCGGACAGGATGAAGATCCCGACGGCAAGCGCAATGAGGTAGAGCGAGGCGAGGCTCGCATCGCTCCGCAGGATGGTCTTGCGCGCAAGCAACGCCGTCAGGATGGCGACACCGACGCCTGCGACCAGGCCGCCAACGAGCAGAGACATCACGGACAAGCCGGTCGCAACGAAGCCGATGACGATTCCCGGCGTGATCGCGTGGGCCATGGCTTCCCCGGCGAGGGACAGGCGCCGCAGAACGAGAAATGCGCCGATCGGCGCAACGGATGCGGACAGCACCGTTGTCGCAACGAAGGCGCGCCGCATGAAGGCAAAGCTCCACATCTCGGCAAACAGCTCAAACATGGGCGCGCTCCCCTTGCTCAAGGGGAGCCCTGAACATCCAGGACGCCTGGCTTTGCGACAGGTAACCCTGCGCCACGAGCCGGTCCGGTGTCAGAACCTCTGCGACCGGACCATGCGTCGCAGTTCCGTTGCCCAGCAGCAGCGCGTGGCTGCAATGATCAAGAACGGAGGATAGATCATGAACAACGAGGACCACGGCCCGGCCTTCCCCGCGCCAGCGCTGAATGATCGACAGAAGGTGTGCCTCTGTGCTCTGGTCGACCGCCGCGAACGGTTCGTCCAGCAGGATCAGGGGAGCGTCCTGCAGGATCACGCGGGCGAACAGGGCCCGCTGCAGTTGCCCGCCGGATAGCGTATGCAGCGAACGGTCCGACAATTCGAGAATTCCGGCCTCGTCCAGAGCTGTATCCACCCGGTCGCGGCCACGCCGCCCGAGACCCGACCAAAAGCCGAATCCGCGCCACGCTCCCATCGCGGCGAGATCGCGCACACGAATGGGGAAGCGCCGGTCGAACTCCGTCAGTTGCGCCAGGTAGCCGATCTCATCCGGCCGGCCGGACGGCCAGCTCAGGCGGCCAGCAAGCGGGTCCGTCAAGCCGAGCAGCATCTTGACGAAGGTGCTCTTGCCCGAACCGTTCGCACCCAGAACCGCAAGCGTCGTTCCAGCCTCGATCTCCAGGGACAGGTTCCTGAACAGCGTGAGCCCGGGATAGCCCAGAGCAAGGTTGCGCAATTCCAGGACAGCCGCCATCAAAGCACCGCCAGGATCAGAAGCCAGAAAAGGCCTGACAACACGACCGCGCCCGCGGCCAGGGCCGCGACGCTCATTTCAGTCAGGCATGACGGCCCGCCGTCTCGGATTTTGCCATGGGGAAGGAACCGCGCCATCAGTCCGCTCCGGAGCGTGAGACGGCGATCGGCGTCCACCTTACGGCGAATCTAGGTCTGGCGTGACAGTCCCGCGATTGGGATGGTCGAGTGGTCTGGCGCATCGCCCCCTCCGATTGGACGGGGATCTGGCAGAACCATATTTTCGAACGGCAGCACCGCTTTGCACATGGACGTCTCCCACCGGGACACCCCGCCCGGTCAAGTTAAGATTGCGATGGCAGGTCTCCTGACTCGCGGGTCCAAGCTTTCCCGTTCCTTCCCGGGCCGTTGTTCAAGACGGCCCAGTGGTGTTCACCGGGGTCGCTCACCGCTCACAGTTGCGGGGGCAGTCGCGGATTTGGCGCCCTTTCGGCTCTTCCTCACCGCGTTCCCTTTTCATCTTGCAGCCGTTTTCATTCCGCAAGAACCATCAGCGGCAAACCTATTTTCTCGGTCTGAAATAATCAACACGTATTTGTTCTTGGACCGCGACCCGTCCCCATTTGGCTTCAGGATGCAGGAACTTGCCGAAGTCCCGTTCACACCCATGCCGCATTGAAAGCCGGTCTCGCGCCGTGGCCTGTGATCTCGCGGCTTTGCGTCATATCCAGGGAAAGAGGACGGTCCGGTTTGTTTCGATTTCCTCAGTCCCGCGCTTCCAGCCAGGTTTGCGCCGAAGCCATATCCCTTGAGACAATCCCCTCTGCGAGCTTCTGCCCCGTGACGGCGCCGAACTTGTAGCCGTGCCCGGAACAGGCCGACACGATGGTTGCCCTGTCTTCGGTCGTCGCAAAGAAATGCTCGTCCGCCGTGAACGTGTAGGCGCAGGTCACGACGTCGTCGACGTGGTATTCCTCGATCCGCGAAAACGGCGGTGAAAAGTGGTTGCGCAAGGTTTCTCCCTCTCCAGCTTTCGGAACGCGGTCCTGGTTCGGGGGGGCCTTGTACTTGTGAATCCCGGCACCGAACTTGAGACCCGTCCCGGCGACGGGCGGAAGAATGTAACCGTCGACGGGGCCACCAGGATCAAGGATCGCGGGTGAGCGCTCCCAGGCCTCGACGAGGTCCTGCGGAGGCGTCAGGTAGACAACTGCCGTCCGATAGGTCGTCAGCTTCACAGCCAGTTGCGGAAACAGTCCAAGTGTCCAGGCTCCGGCAGTGACGATGACATGATCGCCCGACAGGACCTGACCATCGGCGAGCGTCACGGAACCGGCCGCGGGATCGACGGCTGTGACTTCCGCGTTCTCGCGGATGTCCGCTCCCTTCGCACGCAGCCAGTCGCGCAGATCCGATGCGATTCTCTGGCACAGGAGAACGCCACCCTCGTCGCTGACCAGGCCGTAGCGAATGGTCTCGGGATCGACGAACGGAAACCGGTCGGCGGTCTCAGCGGGCGTCAGATCCTCGAAAGGATAGCCGCCCGCGACAAGCCCTTTCCGGTAGTCTTCGCCGCCATCATCTGCCGACTGCGACATCACCATGAACCCGGTGTCGACCAGGTGCTTGCTGTCAAGGTCTTCCCACATTTCGTCCCAGGCCGCATAGGCGTCCCCGATCCGCCGTTGATACCCGCCCTGGCCGCCATAGGCCCGGCGGATGATGCGGTGCTGGTCGCCCGAAGCAGACAGCGGATTCGGGATCGGTCCCTGCTCGAGCAGCGTGACCGGGACACCTCGTTTGGCGAGCGCCCAGGCGGTGGATAGGCCGGAAATTCCAGCGCCGACAACAAGTATTGTCATGAAGATTGTCCTGCGGTTTAGACCCGCAGATTACTCCGCGCGCAAAGGGAAGCAAGGCTCATATGACGCTCTGCCTGTATACCGGTCATGCGCGCGTGGACGCCTTGAATCGCTTGATTAAGCCGCTCACAAATCACATGAGCCGAAGTTGCGCGTTCACGTACGACTTTAAAGACCCGTGGAATAAATTAGAAATTTAGCACAGATAGTTAGCCGAAATTCCGGAATCAGTTTCACAGCACAAATCCAACCATGGGTCCGCGACTGCCCGATTGCAGACACCGCTGTGGAGCACGGCAGCAGGGCACATCGCGGCAAGGTGTTCCAGGCGAAAGGAGACGGAAGATGCCGGTCGGCAAGAGCCTTTGGCTCTACCCCGTGCGCCGACGGATCACGTTGGCAGAAAGCATCGGTTCAGTCAGAACTCGGCACGGATACTGTTGTCTGACAACCAAGTGCAATACGCTGCAAGAAGACCCAAGCGGACTGGAGAACACGAGTTCCGGAACGCGGCCAAACAAAGGGAGTGCCGACATGCGGATTGGAGTGCTTGGCTGTGGAACCATCGCAAGTGCGACCGTGCATGGCATCGCGGGAGATGGACATCAGATCACCGTTTCGGAACGAAGCACAAGCCGCGCCCATTTGCTGGCCGATGCCTATGACAACGTCACCATCGCCGGCAATCAGGGGGTGGTTGATGCAAGTGATGTGATTTTTCTCGGCCTGATGGCGGACGTCGCACCCGAGGTTCTGGGGCCATTGACGTTTCACGAAGGTCAAAGAGTGATCACCTTCATGGCCGGCGCCACACTTCAGCAGGCCGACGCGCTGGTGCGCCCGGCAAGCGCAGTCGCGCTCATGATGCCGTTTCCCGCCATCGCGAACGGCGGAACGCCGGTGATGATGCAGGGTGATGCCGAACTGGTGACTGAAATTTTTGGAGATCGGAACCAGATATTTACGCTGGCAAGCGCGGACGAGATGGCCGCCTATCTGTGCGCCCAGGCGGTGTTGTCACCGGTGGCTCGGATGGTCAGCGACGCGGCAGACTGGCTGGGAGAACGGGTTGCCGACAAGAAACAGGGTGAGGCTTTTCTGAGAGAACTCGTTGCGTCGAGTCTGGCGGACAGCGAGTGCGGACCGCTGATCGAGGCCCTGAACGCCCCTGGAGGCTATAACCAGCGCCTGCGGCAGCACATGGAGGCCAGTGGAATGGGTGAGGCACTAAAGGCCGGGCTGAGCGCGTTGGAGTGAATGGATGCCACTACCTGTATTCGAATCCGGCTAGTCCCCCAGCGGCTGCGGCCCCGTGCGTCCGTGATAGGCCGTCAGTGAGGCCCGGATGCGCCGCAGGTTCTCCGTCGTGTGGTCGGATCTCATCTGGGCGACCGCCATGGCAAGGGCGTCTATGATGGCCAAATAGGCGTAGCGGGATGCGGTCGGCTTGTAGATGTCCGGGTCTTCGGGGAGATCGATCTGCAAGGCGCAGTCGACGGAGCGCACAAGCGTGCTGCACGACTTTGTGATCGCCAGCGTGGCGGCTCCGTAACCGGCGGCAATTTCGGCAGCGCTGACGATTTCATCCGCCTCGCCGCTTGAGGAGATCAGCAGGATGACATCCGACTTCGACAGGGTCGCAGCCCGCATCTGCAGGAGGTAGCTGTCGGAGACGGCCACAGCGGAAATACCCAGCCGGAAAAACCTGTTGGAGGCCTCCTGCGCCAGCATGGAGGAACCGCCGCCGACACCGCCGACGAGCACCGTGCGCGCACCGGCGATATGGTTTTTCGCGGTCTCGAACACCGCCCCGTCGATTTGCTTGCGCATGACGTTCAAGGAGGCGGAAAGGGCACCGATCACCTGGTCGAGAAACCCCGAGCTTGTCTCCGATTCCGGCCGGTCACCAACATCGAGATATTGCAGGCTGACCGCCAGGTTCTGCGCCAGCCGGATCTTGAATTCCCGGAACCCGTCACAGCCCATCGTGCGGCAGAACCGCACCACAGTCGGCGTGCTGACATCGCACGCCTTTGCCACTTCGGCAATGGTCATCGCGCTGATGCGCTCCAGGTTCGCCGACACGAAGTCGGCGACCTTCTGTTCCCTGGCCGAGAGTTGACCGTCGGATTTCCTCAGATTGGAAATCACGTCGACAGCTGCATGTCCCAGTCCCTCGTCTATTTTCAATCGTGCCTGCATGATACCTCGCCCCCATTCTGTAACTCGGTTACAAAATTCGGTCAATATTCGCACATAACAGGCATCGGTTAGAGGTAATTTTGTAATTAAGTGACAAATTTCGCTTGACTCACGGCTCATTCCGACGAAATTATCTAACGGAGTTTCATGCGGGAGGGGCAAAGTTGAAAATCCTGGCAGAGAGAATCGGTGGCACGCTGAACCGGCTGATCGAAGCGGTTGTCGCCCTCCTGATGCTGGCGCTCGTTCTCGACGTCTGGATCGGTGTCATCGATCGCTACTGGTTTCACTGGCAATTGCCCTGGCCGGAAACGCTCGCCCGCTACCTGATGATCTGGGCCGCGCTCCTGGCCGTTTCGTCCGGCATCGCCCGCCGCGAACATATCGGCCTGACATCGTTCCTGATGAAACTGCCCTTTCCGGTTCGGCGCGCGGTACTCATCGTGATCGACCTTCTGGCAATCGCGCTCTTTGCCTATGTGCTCTGGTTCGGCATCGGCTTTGCCCAGGGCGGCGCATCCCGGCAGGCGATGATCTTCGGCGCAACGCTCGAACCTTTCTTCTGGGCCGTGCCTGCGTCCGCCTTCCTGGCCATCGTCCAGCTTGTCCTGGTCCTGTTGCGCGACCAGGGTCTTCAGCTCG
This region of uncultured Roseibium sp. genomic DNA includes:
- a CDS encoding FAD-dependent oxidoreductase; its protein translation is MTILVVGAGISGLSTAWALAKRGVPVTLLEQGPIPNPLSASGDQHRIIRRAYGGQGGYQRRIGDAYAAWDEMWEDLDSKHLVDTGFMVMSQSADDGGEDYRKGLVAGGYPFEDLTPAETADRFPFVDPETIRYGLVSDEGGVLLCQRIASDLRDWLRAKGADIRENAEVTAVDPAAGSVTLADGQVLSGDHVIVTAGAWTLGLFPQLAVKLTTYRTAVVYLTPPQDLVEAWERSPAILDPGGPVDGYILPPVAGTGLKFGAGIHKYKAPPNQDRVPKAGEGETLRNHFSPPFSRIEEYHVDDVVTCAYTFTADEHFFATTEDRATIVSACSGHGYKFGAVTGQKLAEGIVSRDMASAQTWLEARD
- a CDS encoding NAD(P)-binding domain-containing protein, with product MRIGVLGCGTIASATVHGIAGDGHQITVSERSTSRAHLLADAYDNVTIAGNQGVVDASDVIFLGLMADVAPEVLGPLTFHEGQRVITFMAGATLQQADALVRPASAVALMMPFPAIANGGTPVMMQGDAELVTEIFGDRNQIFTLASADEMAAYLCAQAVLSPVARMVSDAADWLGERVADKKQGEAFLRELVASSLADSECGPLIEALNAPGGYNQRLRQHMEASGMGEALKAGLSALE
- a CDS encoding metal ABC transporter ATP-binding protein, whose product is MAAVLELRNLALGYPGLTLFRNLSLEIEAGTTLAVLGANGSGKSTFVKMLLGLTDPLAGRLSWPSGRPDEIGYLAQLTEFDRRFPIRVRDLAAMGAWRGFGFWSGLGRRGRDRVDTALDEAGILELSDRSLHTLSGGQLQRALFARVILQDAPLILLDEPFAAVDQSTEAHLLSIIQRWRGEGRAVVLVVHDLSSVLDHCSHALLLGNGTATHGPVAEVLTPDRLVAQGYLSQSQASWMFRAPLEQGERAHV
- a CDS encoding metal ABC transporter permease translates to MFELFAEMWSFAFMRRAFVATTVLSASVAPIGAFLVLRRLSLAGEAMAHAITPGIVIGFVATGLSVMSLLVGGLVAGVGVAILTALLARKTILRSDASLASLYLIALAVGIFILSAAGSAVPLKSFLFGSILGIDDASMMLVGGVATVTLAAFAVLLRPLIVSTCDPVFFEAQTRRPWLVEQGFMLLLVLNLLAAFKTLGTLMAVGLMILPATAARYWASTITGQLVLGFLFALASCWIGLTLSYLFPETPSGPAIVLVAGGFFAFSALFGPLGFGGRFRKPSPENKTSVEQSYIEKRTQ
- a CDS encoding phosphatase PAP2 family protein; translation: MANSGGFGPEGSLGSLGSLGSLGSLGSLGSLGSLGSLGSLGSLGSLGSPSANPPLVVQALNTNRDGIAGAWQPVPESAVEESGQENTEYLDRLAPSVRASIFALEIGSRIGFRFDADTASVFHLQANFATPETKYQTLMEMKRPTPKIFADQLTMVANYADLRADRSGEIIAQLATPLEFLRAIAFVDPERTPFTVELLGMSLWMANYVEMRLKYALACKRPIEWSPQIQPMIWTPTHGSLPSGHATEAFCMAQVLWRLLRVSGTKPYSGELWGEMMMRQAARIAINRTVAGVHFPVDSVAGAVLGLNLGEYFVKRCMTQAPTTGWIFDGPEFHDGSGAATNMDFDWRDYYEFSATPGLKDTMDWVDRKAFVDPIDDAPSDPLEWLWGRAISEWEDIN
- a CDS encoding adenylate/guanylate cyclase domain-containing protein, producing the protein MISTSYKDIFTLGTGLLRVNRAVLFADVVDSVRLFEVDEEGTIVRWVGFVDNLERKLAESGQGRLVKRMGDGLLAEFDDAGYAARTALDIQASIEKVNENLDADRRIELRIGLDIGEILHSADQDLYGQHVNTAARLSAASRAGQIVTSAAIRNELASDPDAEFEDIGELHLKNLPRPVSAYLLRNRDETLSVTPRIAAKDLQPTIAVLPLVCPAVSQETMVWSNLITEDLVGALAKSPALSVISNLSTASFRAKALELEDIRTKLSADFIVTGSFRQSPDQTILDLELIETRTGLVVLAERLEFDTSELLQRNTIFSDLANRMHGALLNREMKRALTAPLPTLEGYAILFGAIALMNRLSRQDFELARELLDGLIERVPHAPAALAWKARWHVLKVQQGWADEPGLEAKLALDCTERALDIDPQNSAALVAEGFVRNNLLHDLDEAEELFDSALELTPNDATGRALRAGLYTFRGEGAKAAQDAEYALHLAPLDPNRFFFQAMAAGASLANKDNARALELAASSLRLNRSHTSTLRVKAVAEFRLGKHEEARKTLAKLLKKQPNFSISWWQKSSPAADFEMGREFARSLRDLGVPE
- a CDS encoding zinc ABC transporter substrate-binding protein — translated: MTLLKTLAAGFLATSLITAALPAGAHDDVKVVASFSILADMVEQVVGDHAEVTTIVGPDADAHVYQPSVADARAVAEADVIFVNGLGFETWSDTLISESGTEATVHIATEGVTPVKVGGETDPHAWNSLSNGVIYVRNIADAMSDAMPDHADDFKANADAYITRLEALDTETRTRLAALPEDRRTVVTAHDAFGYLADAYGLTFLAPVGIDTEAEPSARDLAALIAQLKEEGAAALFVENITSPVLVQQISDETGIEIGGRLYSDALSERGGPATSYFAMFQHNLGTLLDALGNNNS